In the Pedobacter cryoconitis genome, CAAAGGCATCAGAGAACTTTCGTCAAAGTAGCAAGCCTGGAAAAATCCTATTTCTATTCCATATTTATTGAATAAAGCGGAATTTTTCTAATCCATATTTATTGCACAACAGAAGTTACGTGATTATAATCTTTGATAATGGTATTTAAGAAATCCAGTTCATGCATCCCTGCTGGTAAACTCACCCCTAAACGTGCCTTGATTTTATCGGCCATTGCATAAACCAGTTCGTAATGTGCGGTCTTATAATAAGTAGTCAGCACTTCATGGATCAGCTCAACTTCCTGATCATTGAGCAGGTGAACATTGGTAAAAACAGGTATATATTCTTCCGCTTCGGGTACGAAGGCAATTTGATCGAGTGTGGTCCGTCCAATAGTTTTGATGACTGTAGTACCTGCAACCAGGTCTCCGATCCTTTGTTTATGTTCAGATAGGGTTACACAAAGTAAGCCTCCTATTTGCCCGGTGAGCCAAAAATCGACCAGCCTGAATAACCAG is a window encoding:
- a CDS encoding RDD family protein, with product METIKVNTTQHVDIDYPVAGLGERIAARMIDFGLLIAVLLLIVFFIGVISIPRWNGIFIGLFVFYGIVFVFYHLIFEIFFNGQSPGKKLMKIKVINLDGGQASIGQYFIRWLFRLVDFWLTGQIGGLLCVTLSEHKQRIGDLVAGTTVIKTIGRTTLDQIAFVPEAEEYIPVFTNVHLLNDQEVELIHEVLTTYYKTAHYELVYAMADKIKARLGVSLPAGMHELDFLNTIIKDYNHVTSVVQ